One genomic region from Actinocatenispora thailandica encodes:
- a CDS encoding TetR/AcrR family transcriptional regulator has protein sequence MDTTGSLRDRLIDAGVELVCTGGAESVGLREIARRAGVSHGAPRRYFPTHRSLLAAIARRGFTDLAGRIAAGTDRAAPARQQLAAAAHAYVRYARERPGMFELMFRHDLLRGEASATGAPALRETSMPLFRGLVELIEASRPAPATPAQLVAIALWTNLHGVAQLGRWGAVGLALGDDDPDHAAAQTDRLVDAVLAAHLGPEDR, from the coding sequence ATGGACACGACGGGCTCACTGCGAGACCGGTTGATCGACGCCGGCGTCGAGCTGGTGTGCACCGGCGGCGCGGAGTCGGTCGGGCTACGGGAGATCGCCCGCCGGGCCGGGGTCTCGCACGGCGCGCCCCGCCGCTACTTCCCGACCCACCGCTCGCTGCTCGCCGCGATCGCCCGCCGCGGCTTCACCGATCTGGCCGGCCGGATCGCCGCCGGCACCGACCGCGCCGCGCCCGCCCGGCAGCAGCTGGCCGCGGCGGCACACGCCTACGTCCGCTACGCCCGGGAGCGACCCGGCATGTTCGAGCTGATGTTCCGGCACGACCTGCTGCGCGGCGAGGCGAGTGCCACCGGCGCACCAGCGCTGCGGGAAACGAGCATGCCGCTGTTTCGCGGCCTGGTCGAGCTGATCGAGGCCTCCCGGCCGGCCCCCGCGACGCCCGCGCAGCTGGTCGCGATCGCGCTGTGGACCAACCTGCACGGCGTCGCCCAGCTCGGCCGCTGGGGCGCGGTCGGGCTGGCGCTGGGCGACGACGATCCCGACCACGCCGCCGCCCAGACCGACCGGCTGGTCGATGCGGTACTGGCCGCCCACCTGGGCCCCGAAGACCGGTGA
- a CDS encoding sensor histidine kinase produces MYDTTWPDELPAARCGVPALIGAVIVTAAMAGLTAVTVWSRFAADSPGLRFFDVTVGVVAVAAAPLLLWRPVAAAVLLTALAALSPAATPAASAAVLLVAQRRRTPVALAIALGGVAAHAVQGAWRPPGGLTYGWWLVLIVAAYAALFGWGALARARRALIGSLRERARRAEAEQGRRVAEARTAERARIAGEMHDVLAHRLSLIATYAGALEYRPDAPAEQRAHAAGVIRTGVHQALDELREVISVLRDDDHPDAPPQPTLADLARLVQESRTAGMRVRLADQVSDADALPAAAGRTAYRVVQEALTNARKHAAGTPVDVALSGAPGGRLVIEVTNPLPATPAPPVLPGTGTGLIGLTERVRLAGGELDHGASAGRFRLRAWLAWPA; encoded by the coding sequence GTGTACGACACGACCTGGCCGGACGAGTTGCCGGCGGCGCGGTGCGGCGTACCCGCCCTGATCGGTGCGGTGATCGTCACCGCGGCGATGGCGGGCCTCACCGCGGTGACGGTCTGGTCCCGGTTCGCCGCCGACTCGCCCGGCCTGCGCTTTTTCGACGTGACCGTCGGGGTGGTCGCGGTCGCCGCGGCGCCGCTGCTGCTGTGGCGACCGGTCGCGGCAGCCGTGCTGTTGACCGCGCTGGCCGCACTGTCTCCGGCGGCGACACCGGCCGCCTCGGCCGCGGTGCTGCTGGTGGCGCAGCGCCGCCGGACGCCGGTCGCCCTGGCGATCGCGCTCGGCGGTGTCGCGGCGCACGCGGTGCAGGGCGCGTGGCGGCCGCCCGGCGGCCTCACGTACGGGTGGTGGCTGGTGCTGATCGTCGCCGCCTACGCCGCTCTGTTCGGCTGGGGTGCGCTCGCCCGGGCCCGCCGGGCGCTGATCGGTTCGCTGCGGGAGCGGGCCCGCCGGGCCGAGGCCGAGCAGGGGCGCCGGGTCGCCGAGGCGCGTACCGCCGAACGTGCCCGGATCGCCGGCGAGATGCACGACGTGCTCGCCCACCGGCTGTCGCTGATCGCCACCTATGCCGGTGCGCTGGAGTACCGGCCGGATGCACCCGCCGAGCAGCGCGCGCACGCCGCCGGGGTGATCCGTACCGGGGTGCACCAGGCGCTGGACGAGCTGCGCGAGGTGATCTCGGTGCTGCGCGACGACGACCACCCGGACGCGCCGCCGCAACCCACCCTCGCCGACCTGGCCCGGCTGGTGCAGGAGTCGCGGACGGCGGGCATGCGGGTACGGCTGGCCGACCAGGTCAGCGACGCCGACGCGCTGCCGGCCGCGGCCGGGCGCACCGCGTACCGGGTGGTGCAGGAGGCGCTGACCAACGCCCGCAAGCACGCCGCCGGTACGCCCGTGGACGTCGCACTGAGCGGGGCACCGGGCGGGCGGCTGGTCATCGAGGTGACCAACCCGCTGCCGGCCACCCCGGCCCCGCCGGTACTGCCGGGCACCGGCACCGGGCTGATCGGCCTCACCGAGCGGGTCCGGCTCGCGGGCGGGGAACTGGACCACGGCGCGTCCGCCGGCCGGTTCCGGCTGCGGGCCTGGCTAGCATGGCCGGCGTGA
- a CDS encoding putative protein N(5)-glutamine methyltransferase, with the protein MPVSPPSDLIATLRAAGCVFAEEEARLLGAAAGSRSELDALVARRVTGVPLEQVVGFVEFAGRRLAIEPGVFVPRRRTELLARLAAEAAPPGGTLVELCCGAGAVAAVAADDPTLSVHAADIDPAAVACARRNLPTGQVYRGDLDAALPAALRGRVDVLVANAPYVPSDEIGLLPAEAREYEPLVALDGGPDGLSVQRRIAAAAPRWLVPGGRLLIETGAHQATGTAAAMSAVGLAISVVTDPELAATVVVGVQPQPAGAA; encoded by the coding sequence ATGCCCGTCTCACCACCATCCGATCTGATCGCCACCCTGCGCGCCGCCGGCTGCGTGTTCGCCGAGGAGGAGGCGCGGCTGCTGGGCGCCGCCGCCGGCAGCCGCAGCGAACTGGACGCCCTCGTCGCCCGGCGCGTCACCGGCGTACCGCTGGAGCAGGTGGTCGGCTTCGTCGAGTTCGCCGGCCGGCGGCTCGCGATCGAACCCGGCGTGTTCGTCCCGCGCCGCCGCACCGAACTGCTCGCCCGGCTCGCGGCCGAGGCCGCCCCGCCCGGTGGGACCCTGGTCGAGCTGTGCTGCGGGGCCGGCGCCGTGGCGGCCGTGGCCGCCGACGACCCGACCCTGTCGGTGCACGCCGCCGACATCGACCCGGCCGCCGTGGCCTGCGCCCGGCGCAACCTGCCGACCGGGCAGGTGTACCGCGGTGACCTGGACGCGGCGCTGCCGGCGGCGCTGCGCGGCCGGGTCGACGTGCTCGTGGCGAACGCGCCGTACGTGCCGTCGGACGAGATCGGACTGCTACCGGCGGAGGCGCGCGAGTACGAGCCGCTGGTCGCGCTGGACGGCGGGCCGGACGGGCTGTCGGTCCAGCGGCGCATCGCCGCCGCGGCGCCGCGCTGGCTGGTGCCGGGTGGGCGGCTGCTGATCGAGACCGGCGCGCACCAGGCGACCGGTACGGCCGCCGCCATGTCCGCCGTGGGCCTGGCCATCTCGGTGGTCACCGACCCGGAGCTGGCGGCGACCGTCGTCGTCGGCGTCCAGCCGCAGCCCGCGGGCGCGGCCTGA
- a CDS encoding Fpg/Nei family DNA glycosylase yields the protein MPEGDTVWLHARQLDAALRGQVLDRTDFRLPALATADLAGWRVPEVRSRGKHLLVRAVAPDGRRVTLHSHLRMDGTWRIYRPGQRFHGEPAHTIRVVLATARSVAVGYRLHDVALVPTRDESRLVGHLGPDLLGPDWDAAAAARRLAARPDRPIGAALLDQRNLAGVGNLYQCELLFLRGLSPWAPVSSVSDLPGLVELAHRTLTANRDRWAQSTTGSLRRGETTYVYGRRALPCRRCGTPIRRDGTGDRVTYWCPRCQPGTAPG from the coding sequence GTGCCCGAGGGAGACACGGTGTGGCTGCACGCCCGGCAGCTGGACGCGGCGTTGCGCGGCCAGGTGCTGGACCGCACCGACTTCCGGTTGCCGGCGCTGGCCACCGCCGATCTCGCCGGCTGGCGGGTGCCGGAGGTACGCAGCCGCGGCAAGCATCTGCTGGTGCGGGCGGTCGCCCCGGACGGGCGGCGGGTGACGCTGCACTCGCACTTGCGGATGGACGGCACCTGGCGCATCTACCGGCCCGGGCAACGGTTCCACGGCGAGCCGGCACACACCATCCGAGTCGTGCTGGCCACGGCACGTTCGGTGGCGGTCGGCTACCGGCTGCACGACGTGGCGCTGGTACCCACGCGGGACGAGTCCCGGCTCGTCGGGCATCTCGGACCGGACCTGCTCGGCCCCGACTGGGACGCCGCGGCGGCGGCGCGCCGGCTCGCCGCGCGGCCCGACCGGCCGATCGGGGCGGCCCTGCTGGACCAGCGCAACCTGGCCGGGGTCGGCAACCTGTACCAGTGCGAGCTGCTGTTCCTGCGGGGCCTCTCGCCGTGGGCGCCGGTGTCGTCGGTGTCCGACCTGCCCGGGCTGGTCGAGCTGGCGCACCGGACGCTGACGGCCAACCGGGACCGCTGGGCGCAGAGCACCACCGGTTCGCTGCGCCGCGGCGAGACCACCTACGTGTACGGGCGGCGCGCCCTGCCGTGCCGCCGCTGTGGCACGCCGATCCGGCGCGACGGCACCGGCGACCGGGTCACCTACTGGTGCCCCCGCTGCCAGCCCGGCACGGCCCCCGGCTGA
- a CDS encoding response regulator yields the protein MAGVNPPVRVLLVDDDALVRAGLSMMLDGARGIRVVGEAADGDEAPAAADAHSPDVVLMDLRMPRVDGITATRRLRARSSPPQVIVLTTFDADENILLALRAGASGFLLKDTPPERIVDAVCRVAAGEPMLSPGVLRRLMDRAAHQASRYERARAAVAGLSQRERDVTVAVTRGRSNAEIAAELSMSVATVKAHVSHILTKLDLDNRTQIALLGHDAGL from the coding sequence ATGGCCGGCGTGAACCCACCGGTACGGGTGTTGCTGGTCGACGACGACGCACTGGTCCGCGCCGGCCTGTCGATGATGCTCGACGGCGCGCGCGGTATCCGGGTGGTCGGCGAGGCCGCCGACGGCGACGAGGCGCCGGCGGCGGCCGACGCGCACTCCCCTGACGTGGTGCTGATGGACCTGCGGATGCCGCGGGTGGACGGCATCACCGCCACCCGCCGGCTGCGCGCCCGGTCGTCGCCGCCGCAGGTGATCGTGCTGACCACCTTCGACGCCGACGAGAACATCCTGCTGGCGCTGCGGGCCGGCGCCAGCGGTTTCCTGCTCAAGGACACCCCGCCGGAGCGCATCGTCGACGCGGTCTGCCGGGTCGCCGCCGGCGAGCCGATGCTGTCGCCGGGGGTGTTGCGCCGGCTGATGGACCGCGCCGCGCACCAGGCGTCCCGCTACGAGCGGGCGCGGGCGGCGGTGGCCGGGCTCAGCCAGCGCGAACGCGACGTCACGGTGGCGGTGACCCGGGGCCGCAGCAACGCGGAGATCGCCGCGGAGCTGTCGATGAGCGTCGCCACCGTCAAGGCGCACGTCTCGCACATCCTGACCAAGCTCGACCTGGACAACCGCACCCAGATCGCGCTGCTCGGCCACGACGCCGGGTTATGA
- a CDS encoding aminoglycoside phosphotransferase family protein, producing the protein MTGRMHDDQVDLSEATVAALVAEQFPQWGALPVRRVGSHGTVNALYRLGEELVLRFPLRPDDGAELRAERDHARLLGPHLPLPVPETVAIGGPGAGYPGHWSVCRWLSGATADRRPVADQERLAADLAGFVAALRAVDTGGRTGTSTGRGSPLSSMDGAVRGALRESAGLVDTDRLARIWDECLAAGPYRGAGVWLHADLMPGNLLLREGILVAVLDLGTVRVGDPAVDLMPAWNLFDAAARDRYRRALGVDEGTWRRGRGWALVQAIVALPYYVHTNPTMADTARRTLAAMLAE; encoded by the coding sequence ATGACCGGGCGGATGCACGACGACCAGGTGGACCTGAGCGAGGCCACGGTGGCGGCGCTCGTTGCCGAGCAGTTCCCGCAGTGGGGTGCGCTGCCGGTGCGGCGGGTCGGCTCGCACGGCACGGTCAACGCCCTGTACCGGCTGGGTGAGGAGCTGGTGCTGCGGTTCCCGCTGCGGCCCGACGACGGCGCGGAACTGCGGGCCGAGCGCGACCACGCCCGGCTGCTCGGACCGCACCTGCCGCTGCCGGTACCCGAGACCGTCGCGATCGGTGGCCCCGGCGCCGGGTACCCGGGGCACTGGTCGGTGTGCCGGTGGCTGTCGGGTGCGACGGCCGACCGGCGGCCGGTCGCCGACCAGGAACGGCTCGCCGCCGACCTGGCTGGCTTCGTCGCCGCGTTGCGGGCGGTCGACACCGGTGGCCGGACCGGCACCAGCACCGGCCGCGGCTCGCCGCTGTCGAGCATGGACGGCGCCGTTCGGGGCGCGCTGCGCGAGTCGGCCGGGCTGGTCGACACCGATCGGCTCGCCCGGATCTGGGACGAGTGTCTCGCCGCCGGCCCGTACCGCGGGGCCGGTGTCTGGCTGCACGCCGACCTGATGCCGGGAAACCTGCTGCTGCGCGAGGGCATCCTGGTCGCGGTGCTGGATCTGGGCACGGTGCGGGTGGGTGACCCGGCCGTCGACCTGATGCCGGCATGGAACCTGTTCGACGCCGCGGCCCGCGACCGCTACCGGCGCGCGCTGGGCGTCGACGAGGGCACCTGGCGCCGCGGTCGCGGCTGGGCGCTGGTGCAGGCGATCGTCGCGCTGCCCTACTACGTGCACACCAACCCGACGATGGCCGACACCGCCCGCCGCACCCTGGCCGCGATGCTCGCCGAGTGA
- a CDS encoding RNA polymerase sigma factor, translating into MNDSLLRELVPAVIAVLVRRGADFATAEDAVQEALIEAVRAWPRHPPREPKAWLVTVAWRKFLDAARADAARRRREERVDDEPAPEPGAAGDDTLQLYFLCAHPSLSPASAVALTLRAVGGLTTRQIAQAYLVPEATMAQRISRAKRTVSRVRFDQPGDLGTVLRVLYLVFNEGYSGDVDLAAEAIRLTRQLAARTTHEEVAGLLALMLLHHARRPARTGADGQLIPLAEQDRGRWDTRLIAEGIDVLQAALARDRLGEYQAQAAIAALHADAPTAADTDWVQIVEWYDELVALTGSPIVRLNRAVAVGEADGPQAGLAALAELDEALPRYSAAAAYLHERAGEPAAAARCYAEAARAASTVPERDHLTRQAARLNTQLRS; encoded by the coding sequence GTGAACGACTCGCTGCTGCGGGAGCTGGTCCCCGCGGTCATCGCCGTCCTCGTCCGGCGCGGAGCAGACTTCGCGACGGCCGAGGACGCGGTGCAGGAGGCCCTGATCGAGGCGGTACGGGCCTGGCCGCGGCATCCACCGCGGGAGCCGAAGGCGTGGCTGGTCACCGTGGCATGGCGCAAGTTCCTCGACGCGGCCCGCGCCGACGCCGCCCGGCGCCGGCGCGAGGAACGCGTCGACGACGAACCGGCGCCCGAGCCGGGCGCGGCGGGCGACGACACGCTCCAGCTGTACTTCCTGTGCGCCCACCCGTCGCTGAGCCCGGCGTCGGCCGTGGCGCTGACCCTGCGCGCCGTCGGTGGGCTCACCACCCGGCAGATCGCCCAGGCATACCTGGTGCCGGAGGCGACCATGGCGCAGCGCATCAGCCGGGCCAAGCGGACCGTGTCGCGCGTCCGGTTCGATCAGCCCGGCGACCTGGGCACCGTGCTGCGAGTGCTGTACCTGGTGTTCAACGAGGGGTACTCGGGCGACGTCGACCTCGCCGCCGAGGCGATCCGGCTCACCCGCCAGTTGGCCGCGCGCACCACGCACGAGGAGGTGGCCGGGCTGCTCGCGTTGATGCTGCTGCACCACGCGCGGCGCCCGGCCCGTACCGGCGCGGACGGCCAGCTCATCCCGCTCGCCGAGCAGGACCGCGGCCGGTGGGACACCCGGCTGATCGCCGAGGGCATCGACGTGCTGCAGGCCGCGCTCGCCCGCGACCGGCTCGGCGAGTACCAGGCCCAGGCGGCGATCGCGGCGCTGCACGCCGACGCGCCGACCGCGGCCGACACCGACTGGGTGCAGATCGTCGAGTGGTACGACGAGCTCGTCGCGCTCACCGGCAGCCCGATCGTGCGGCTCAACCGGGCCGTCGCGGTGGGCGAGGCAGACGGCCCGCAGGCCGGGCTGGCCGCCCTGGCCGAACTCGACGAGGCCCTGCCCCGGTACTCGGCGGCCGCCGCCTACCTGCACGAGCGGGCCGGTGAGCCGGCCGCCGCCGCCCGCTGCTACGCCGAGGCGGCACGCGCCGCGTCCACCGTGCCCGAACGCGACCACCTGACCCGGCAGGCCGCCCGGCTCAACACCCAGCTGCGGTCATAA
- a CDS encoding YciI family protein — protein MAKYLLLKHYRGAPAAVNDVPMDQWTPEEVTAHLKYMDDFAKRLERDGEYVGGVALSPEGTFVRYDGEGRPPVTDGPFAETKDLVAGWMVIDVDSYERAVQLAGELSAAPGAGGRPIHEWLELRPFLANHADTTE, from the coding sequence ATGGCCAAGTACCTGTTGCTCAAGCACTACCGGGGCGCGCCGGCGGCGGTCAACGACGTACCGATGGACCAGTGGACGCCCGAGGAGGTCACCGCGCACCTCAAGTACATGGACGACTTCGCCAAGCGGCTGGAGCGCGACGGCGAGTACGTCGGAGGGGTGGCGCTGTCACCGGAGGGTACGTTCGTGCGCTACGACGGCGAGGGCCGCCCGCCGGTCACCGACGGCCCGTTCGCCGAGACCAAGGACCTCGTCGCCGGCTGGATGGTGATCGACGTGGACAGCTACGAGCGGGCGGTGCAACTGGCCGGTGAGCTGTCCGCCGCGCCGGGCGCCGGCGGCAGGCCGATCCACGAGTGGCTGGAGCTGCGCCCGTTCCTGGCCAACCACGCGGACACCACCGAGTGA
- a CDS encoding MFS transporter yields MLVALDGTLLLLAQPSLQRELHATMAQVQWTGTGYLVAVAALLVVAGRIGDRYGHRRLLVVGVLGFGAASAGIALAPDIGWVIGLRAAQGVFGALLQPATLALLRLRYPPERLAGPVAVRTAGIGLAGAAGPVLGGVLVAQLGWRSVFVLNVPVAIAIAAVALAIRVPAARRARSRTDLGGAALLAAVLALGVYTLVGVPLHGWTGASTVAGAAGTAAGLVALLAHERRAAAPIVPRSVAAARPVTAAIGLLLVTAGGLFGALFVATFCLQDVLGLDPLRAGLRVLPLTVLMVLGAPLSSAALRRYGPRRVAATGSALVVLALAGLARFVPAGAGVAVGGTLAVLGAGFAAVMVTATGTVVGDAPAGYAGVVGGLKQTAMNVGPTVGIAVAASIMQAGRPTGAALSAAAAAPALLALAALAAVGLLPALRLPGRPTGASLR; encoded by the coding sequence ATGCTGGTCGCGCTGGACGGCACGCTGTTGCTGCTGGCGCAGCCGAGCCTGCAACGCGAGCTGCACGCCACGATGGCGCAGGTGCAGTGGACCGGCACCGGCTACCTGGTCGCGGTGGCGGCGTTGCTGGTGGTCGCCGGCCGGATCGGCGACCGGTACGGGCACCGGCGGCTGCTGGTGGTGGGGGTGCTGGGCTTCGGCGCGGCCTCCGCCGGCATCGCGCTGGCACCGGACATCGGTTGGGTGATCGGGCTGCGTGCCGCGCAGGGGGTGTTCGGCGCGCTGCTGCAGCCGGCCACGCTCGCGCTGCTGCGACTGCGGTACCCGCCGGAGCGGCTCGCCGGGCCGGTCGCGGTGCGCACCGCCGGCATCGGCCTCGCCGGCGCCGCCGGCCCCGTCCTGGGCGGCGTGCTGGTCGCGCAGCTCGGCTGGCGCAGCGTGTTCGTGCTGAACGTGCCGGTGGCGATCGCCATCGCCGCGGTCGCGCTGGCGATCCGGGTACCGGCGGCTCGTCGCGCGAGGTCGCGTACCGACCTGGGTGGCGCCGCGTTGCTCGCCGCGGTGCTGGCGCTCGGGGTGTACACGCTGGTCGGTGTGCCGCTGCACGGCTGGACCGGGGCGTCCACGGTGGCCGGCGCCGCCGGTACGGCCGCGGGGCTGGTGGCGCTGCTCGCGCACGAGCGTCGGGCCGCCGCACCGATCGTGCCCCGCAGTGTCGCTGCCGCCCGGCCGGTGACCGCGGCGATCGGTCTGCTGCTGGTCACCGCGGGCGGGTTGTTCGGGGCGCTGTTCGTCGCCACGTTCTGCCTGCAGGACGTGCTCGGCCTCGACCCGCTGCGGGCCGGCCTGCGGGTACTGCCGCTGACCGTACTGATGGTGCTCGGCGCGCCGCTGTCCAGCGCGGCGCTGCGCCGGTACGGGCCGCGGCGGGTGGCGGCGACCGGATCGGCGCTGGTGGTGCTGGCGCTGGCCGGGCTGGCCCGGTTCGTGCCGGCCGGCGCGGGCGTCGCGGTCGGCGGCACGCTGGCGGTGCTCGGCGCCGGGTTCGCCGCGGTGATGGTGACCGCCACCGGCACCGTGGTCGGCGACGCCCCGGCCGGGTATGCGGGGGTCGTCGGGGGGTTGAAGCAGACCGCGATGAACGTCGGACCCACCGTCGGCATCGCCGTCGCGGCGAGCATCATGCAGGCCGGCCGACCCACCGGGGCCGCACTGTCGGCCGCCGCCGCGGCCCCGGCGTTGCTTGCACTCGCCGCGCTCGCCGCGGTCGGTCTGCTGCCGGCCCTGCGGCTGCCGGGACGGCCCACCGGGGCATCATTGCGCTGA
- a CDS encoding DUF6069 family protein, producing MASTARPTRARALTVAAAVVAAVLGWALCGPVAGIDLTVTVGAGRQRVGAGAVVVATLVVGLAGWGLRALLDRLTARARTVWTVLAGIVLLLSLSGPVGSAADGGAVAALVGLHLLVGLVLLVGLRAAGRTPA from the coding sequence ATGGCCAGTACCGCACGCCCGACCCGGGCGCGGGCGCTCACCGTGGCGGCGGCCGTCGTCGCGGCCGTCCTCGGCTGGGCGCTGTGCGGCCCGGTCGCCGGGATCGATCTGACCGTCACGGTCGGGGCCGGCAGGCAGCGGGTCGGGGCCGGCGCCGTGGTCGTGGCCACGCTGGTCGTCGGGCTCGCCGGGTGGGGGCTGCGGGCGCTGCTGGACCGGCTGACCGCCCGGGCCCGCACGGTGTGGACGGTGCTCGCCGGGATCGTCCTGCTGCTGTCCCTGTCGGGGCCGGTGGGCAGCGCCGCCGACGGCGGCGCGGTCGCCGCGCTGGTCGGCCTGCACCTGCTGGTCGGCCTCGTGCTGCTGGTCGGCCTGCGCGCCGCCGGGCGCACCCCGGCGTGA